In Paractinoplanes brasiliensis, the following proteins share a genomic window:
- the ccrA gene encoding crotonyl-CoA carboxylase/reductase, whose amino-acid sequence MRAVLDALEGGSAEDVAALPLPESYRAAVILAGETEMFAGMATRDRDPSKSIHVRSVPTPQVGADEVLVAVMASCVNYNTVWSAIFEPMPTFGFLRRYAKSVAGAEKHDQPFHVLGSDLSGVVLRTGVAVRNVRPGDRVVAHCLNVELTAPEGHADSMLDPEQRIWGYETNYGGMGELALVKANQLMPKPAHLTWEEAASSGLVHSTAYRQLVSPNGARMKQGDVVLIWGAAGGLGSYATQLVLNGGGIPVCVVSSPRKAELVRSMGATLVIDRSAELFQFWDDENTQNPGEWKRLGARIRELTGGDDPDIVFEHPGRETFGASVYVARRGGTVVTCASTSGHEHMYDNRHLWMRLKRIIGTHFANYREAWEANRLIARGMVHPTLSSVFDLDSTGVAVSRVHANSHEGKIAVLCGAPEPGLGVEDAEMRERHLPAINRFRI is encoded by the coding sequence GTGAGAGCGGTGCTTGACGCCCTCGAAGGGGGCTCGGCCGAAGACGTGGCGGCTCTGCCGTTGCCGGAGAGCTATCGGGCCGCCGTCATTCTGGCCGGTGAGACCGAGATGTTCGCCGGCATGGCGACCCGCGACCGGGATCCTTCGAAGTCGATTCACGTGCGGTCGGTGCCGACTCCCCAGGTCGGCGCCGACGAGGTCCTGGTGGCCGTGATGGCCAGCTGTGTCAACTACAACACCGTGTGGTCGGCGATTTTCGAGCCGATGCCCACGTTCGGCTTCCTGCGCCGGTACGCCAAGTCGGTGGCCGGTGCGGAGAAGCACGACCAGCCGTTCCACGTGCTCGGCTCGGATCTGTCGGGCGTCGTCCTGCGGACGGGGGTCGCGGTCCGAAACGTACGCCCGGGTGACCGCGTCGTGGCGCACTGCCTCAACGTCGAGCTGACCGCCCCGGAAGGGCACGCCGACTCGATGCTCGACCCGGAGCAACGCATCTGGGGTTACGAGACCAACTACGGCGGGATGGGGGAGCTGGCCCTGGTCAAGGCCAACCAGCTGATGCCCAAACCGGCCCACCTGACGTGGGAGGAGGCCGCCTCGTCCGGGCTCGTGCACTCGACGGCGTACCGGCAGCTGGTCTCGCCCAACGGCGCACGGATGAAGCAGGGGGACGTAGTCCTGATCTGGGGTGCGGCCGGTGGTCTCGGCTCGTACGCGACCCAGCTCGTGCTCAACGGCGGCGGCATCCCGGTCTGCGTCGTTTCCAGCCCCCGCAAGGCGGAACTGGTCCGCTCGATGGGCGCCACGCTTGTCATCGACCGCAGCGCGGAGCTGTTCCAGTTCTGGGACGACGAGAACACCCAGAACCCGGGCGAATGGAAGCGTCTCGGCGCCCGGATCCGCGAGCTCACCGGCGGCGACGACCCGGACATCGTGTTCGAGCACCCCGGCCGGGAGACGTTCGGGGCCAGCGTCTATGTGGCGCGCCGTGGCGGCACGGTGGTCACCTGCGCGTCCACGTCGGGGCACGAGCACATGTACGACAACCGGCACCTGTGGATGCGGCTCAAGCGGATCATCGGCACCCACTTCGCCAACTACCGGGAGGCCTGGGAGGCCAACCGGCTGATCGCCCGCGGCATGGTGCACCCCACCCTGTCGTCGGTGTTCGACCTGGACTCGACCGGTGTCGCGGTCAGCCGGGTCCACGCCAACAGCCACGAAGGCAAGATCGCGGTGCTCTGCGGGGCGCCGGAGCCGGGCCTTGGTGTCGAGGATGCCGAAATGCGTGAGCGGCACCTTCCGGCGATCAACCGTTTCCGTATCTGA
- a CDS encoding oxidoreductase: protein MHIPDQTGRTAIITGGSSGIGKAAATELAAKGARVIVAVRDQTRGRAAAAEIGARAESRPLDLASLTSIREFAAMIDGPIDYLINNAGFMTATRRATADGFEGQFGVNHLGHFALTNLLVGRITGRVVTVTSRNYRNAHIDFDDLQWERRPYRPFGAYGQTKLANMLFTRELQRRLIEAGSPVRATAAEPGWAATGFTMTTGRRILDRMLVLGTRLLAQSAEGGARPTLLATVGEVPGASLSSPGLFGVRGAAALAKVSGEALDDDIARRLWEVSQRLTGTEFPLSAGV from the coding sequence ATGCACATCCCGGATCAGACCGGCCGCACCGCGATAATCACCGGCGGCAGCAGCGGCATCGGCAAGGCCGCCGCTACCGAGCTGGCCGCCAAGGGCGCACGCGTCATCGTTGCGGTACGCGACCAGACCCGCGGCCGCGCGGCCGCCGCCGAGATCGGCGCCCGTGCGGAGTCCCGCCCGCTCGACCTCGCTTCCCTGACCTCGATACGTGAGTTCGCCGCAATGATCGACGGCCCGATCGACTATCTGATCAACAACGCCGGCTTCATGACCGCCACCCGGCGCGCGACCGCCGACGGTTTCGAAGGACAGTTCGGCGTCAACCATCTCGGGCACTTCGCCTTGACAAACCTGCTCGTCGGCCGGATCACCGGACGGGTGGTCACGGTGACCTCGCGCAACTACCGCAACGCTCACATCGACTTCGACGACCTGCAATGGGAGCGGCGGCCCTACCGCCCGTTCGGCGCCTACGGGCAGACGAAGCTGGCCAACATGTTGTTCACCCGCGAGCTGCAACGCCGCCTGATCGAGGCCGGCTCACCGGTCCGGGCCACCGCGGCGGAACCCGGCTGGGCCGCCACCGGATTCACGATGACCACCGGCCGGCGGATCCTCGACCGCATGCTCGTGCTGGGTACACGGCTCCTGGCCCAGAGCGCCGAGGGCGGTGCCCGCCCGACACTGCTGGCCACCGTGGGTGAGGTGCCCGGAGCCAGTCTCTCGAGTCCCGGTCTGTTCGGCGTGCGCGGTGCGGCCGCCCTCGCAAAGGTGTCCGGCGAAGCGCTCGACGACGATATCGCAAGACGACTGTGGGAGGTCTCCCAGCGCCTCACCGGCACCGAATTTCCACTGTCGGCCGGCGTTTGA
- a CDS encoding alpha/beta fold hydrolase, with the protein MTIAFVHGVPVTTAVWTPLIGELPAAQQAQVVRLSPPGFGAALPAGFGATFLDYRDWLIGELTRLETPVDLVGHSLAGGYVLEATMARPDLVRSWVCDTIGGYEPDYAWHETAKIWQTPGDGERHVEETFAGDVAQRTARMNAWGIPSPTAGEVALAQGPEMGRAILSLYRSLPGNTLVQRGRDLPAAAARPGLVPVATGDDTGGSVALRHRAAQRAGARAVDLDGLGHWWMLEDPARAARMLTSFWTGL; encoded by the coding sequence ATGACCATTGCTTTCGTCCACGGCGTCCCGGTGACCACCGCGGTCTGGACGCCTCTGATCGGTGAGCTGCCCGCGGCCCAGCAGGCGCAGGTGGTCCGGTTGTCGCCGCCGGGCTTCGGCGCTGCCCTCCCAGCCGGCTTCGGCGCTACCTTCCTCGACTACCGCGACTGGCTGATCGGGGAGCTGACCCGGCTGGAAACACCCGTCGACCTGGTCGGGCACAGCCTCGCCGGCGGGTACGTGCTGGAGGCCACGATGGCCCGCCCCGACCTGGTACGCAGCTGGGTCTGCGACACCATCGGCGGATACGAGCCGGACTACGCGTGGCACGAAACCGCCAAGATCTGGCAGACACCCGGGGACGGCGAACGCCATGTCGAGGAGACCTTCGCGGGTGACGTGGCCCAACGGACAGCGCGGATGAACGCGTGGGGCATCCCCTCGCCGACGGCCGGTGAAGTGGCCCTCGCGCAGGGCCCCGAGATGGGCCGGGCCATCCTGTCGCTGTACCGTTCGCTGCCCGGCAACACGCTGGTCCAGCGCGGACGCGACCTGCCCGCAGCCGCCGCCCGGCCCGGTCTCGTACCGGTGGCCACCGGCGACGACACCGGCGGCAGCGTCGCCCTGCGCCACCGCGCCGCCCAGCGGGCCGGCGCCCGCGCCGTCGACCTCGACGGGCTCGGTCACTGGTGGATGCTGGAGGACCCGGCGCGGGCCGCCCGCATGCTGACATCCTTCTGGACCGGGCTGTGA
- a CDS encoding LysR family transcriptional regulator: protein MLPDLDLRLVRYFTVVAEQLNFARAADELRVAQPSLSRQIQRLENVLGVRLLERTTQGSRLTAAGAAFMPQAQRLLREAERAIQAAVAAAPSRTITIGYAEDLVVTSAVRDLRHRFPDAHVRTRHLAAQDAATLLDRRVDALVTRTPLPIPAEDLQVTVLYDEARVLLVSASHPFAGKDVVTAEDIAAERLVGCTGMGAEWTTFWRLEPRPDGEPAQLGPTLAETYQDKLEAIADGTAVAVVPAGDHRHTLRPGLTTVALDGVEPCQVVVAVRAADPNPLVPEFVRSASALTQPEAT from the coding sequence ATGCTTCCCGATCTGGACCTGCGGCTGGTGCGGTACTTCACGGTTGTCGCCGAGCAGCTGAACTTCGCCCGCGCGGCCGATGAGCTGCGCGTGGCCCAGCCGTCGCTGAGCCGGCAGATCCAGCGTCTGGAAAACGTGCTCGGCGTACGGCTGCTCGAGCGCACCACCCAGGGCAGCCGCCTCACCGCCGCCGGCGCCGCCTTCATGCCTCAGGCTCAGCGCCTGCTACGGGAAGCCGAGCGGGCGATTCAGGCCGCGGTGGCCGCGGCGCCGTCGCGCACGATCACCATCGGGTACGCTGAAGATCTCGTCGTTACGTCGGCGGTCCGCGACCTGCGCCACCGCTTCCCCGACGCGCACGTCCGTACCCGTCATCTCGCCGCCCAGGACGCCGCTACCCTGCTCGACCGGCGGGTCGACGCCCTGGTCACCCGCACCCCGCTGCCGATCCCGGCCGAGGACCTCCAGGTGACGGTCCTGTACGACGAGGCGCGGGTCCTGCTCGTGTCCGCGTCGCACCCGTTCGCCGGCAAGGACGTGGTCACGGCCGAGGACATCGCCGCCGAGCGGCTCGTGGGCTGCACCGGCATGGGCGCCGAGTGGACGACGTTCTGGCGGCTCGAACCCCGGCCGGACGGCGAACCGGCCCAGCTCGGTCCCACGTTGGCCGAAACGTACCAGGACAAGCTCGAAGCCATCGCCGACGGCACCGCCGTCGCCGTCGTCCCAGCCGGCGACCACCGCCACACGCTACGCCCGGGCCTGACGACCGTGGCCCTCGATGGCGTCGAGCCGTGTCAGGTGGTCGTGGCCGTCCGGGCGGCCGACCCGAACCCGCTCGTACCCGAATTCGTGCGGTCCGCCAGCGCCCTGACGCAACCCGAGGCGACATAG
- a CDS encoding SRPBCC family protein produces the protein MAQFTVVQEVDAPAEAVWATLVDWPRHGDWAPLTVVRRLPGPSEGAGAGFVARTGVGPLAFNDPMTVTAWQPPKDNRVARCEVVKSGRVVHGRAWFTVTPLPGDRCRVVWFEDVTVSPRALTRYAAPLLSVAGRLGFATTLRALARDVERATPATP, from the coding sequence ATGGCACAGTTCACCGTCGTTCAAGAGGTCGACGCCCCCGCCGAAGCCGTGTGGGCGACGCTGGTCGACTGGCCCCGACACGGCGATTGGGCGCCGCTGACCGTGGTGCGGCGGCTTCCCGGGCCTTCGGAGGGCGCAGGCGCCGGCTTCGTGGCCCGCACGGGCGTGGGGCCGCTGGCGTTCAACGACCCGATGACCGTAACCGCCTGGCAACCGCCCAAGGACAACCGGGTGGCGCGCTGCGAGGTGGTCAAGTCGGGCCGGGTCGTCCACGGACGGGCCTGGTTCACGGTGACGCCGTTGCCGGGAGATCGGTGCCGCGTCGTCTGGTTCGAGGACGTGACCGTGTCGCCCCGGGCCCTCACCCGCTACGCCGCCCCGCTGCTCTCCGTCGCCGGCCGGCTCGGCTTCGCCACCACCCTGCGCGCCCTGGCTCGCGACGTCGAACGCGCCACCCCCGCCACCCCGTAG
- a CDS encoding glycoside hydrolase family 6 protein yields the protein MTRSIRPRTLVAALALAIPTVLLGAPAAHAGPIDQTSGFYVNPQSSPAAWVAANPGDGRAGAIRSQIAQRPMASWFGNWSGDISQAVGRYVGAADAVDKLPILVAYNIPGRDACGGHSGGGAGSVGGYDSWISSFASAIGNRPAVVVLEPDSLGDFGCMSQSQINDRLGMLSRAVAQFRSKAPNTWAYLDAGNPGWVDANTMAQRLNSAGVANARGFALNVSNYFPTSDNANYGNRVAAALRNYGYSKPFVIDTSRNGNGSNGEWCNPAGRRIGTPTQLGGGAEMLLWLKTPGESDGNCGVGGGSSAGQFLPEVAYKLIYGY from the coding sequence ATGACACGATCGATCCGTCCCCGCACCCTCGTCGCCGCCCTGGCGCTGGCCATCCCCACCGTGCTGCTCGGCGCGCCCGCCGCCCACGCGGGCCCCATCGACCAGACCAGCGGCTTCTACGTCAACCCGCAGTCCAGCCCAGCCGCCTGGGTCGCCGCCAACCCCGGCGACGGGCGGGCCGGCGCCATCCGCTCCCAGATCGCCCAGCGGCCCATGGCCAGCTGGTTCGGCAACTGGAGCGGCGACATCTCGCAGGCCGTCGGACGCTATGTCGGGGCCGCCGACGCCGTCGACAAACTGCCCATCCTGGTCGCCTACAACATCCCCGGGCGCGACGCCTGCGGCGGGCACTCCGGCGGCGGCGCCGGAAGCGTCGGCGGCTACGACTCGTGGATCTCGTCGTTCGCCTCCGCGATCGGCAACCGTCCCGCCGTCGTGGTGCTCGAACCGGACTCGCTGGGTGACTTCGGCTGCATGAGCCAGTCCCAGATCAACGACCGGCTCGGGATGCTGTCGCGGGCGGTCGCCCAGTTCCGGTCCAAGGCGCCCAACACCTGGGCCTATCTCGACGCGGGCAACCCCGGCTGGGTCGACGCCAACACGATGGCGCAGCGCCTGAACTCCGCCGGTGTCGCCAACGCCCGCGGGTTCGCGCTCAACGTGTCGAACTACTTCCCGACCTCGGACAACGCCAACTACGGCAACCGGGTCGCCGCCGCCCTGCGCAACTACGGCTACAGCAAGCCGTTCGTGATCGACACCAGCCGCAACGGCAACGGCTCGAACGGCGAATGGTGCAACCCGGCCGGCCGTCGGATCGGCACGCCCACCCAGCTCGGCGGGGGAGCGGAAATGCTCCTCTGGCTCAAGACGCCGGGCGAGTCAGACGGCAACTGCGGCGTCGGCGGCGGCTCCTCCGCCGGCCAGTTCCTGCCGGAGGTCGCGTACAAGTTGATCTACGGCTACTGA
- a CDS encoding LacI family DNA-binding transcriptional regulator has translation MAARAGVSRSAASRVINQAPHVSRTTREAVERAVKEMGYLPNRTARALAKQQTGIVALAVSHDDPELFADPFYAQVIVGVSAVLEETDLHLLLSLASAGRGRTRLTNLLRTRGVDGIMLMAMGENDPLHTVVREAGLPAVYGGRPPRMEPRWYVDSDNLGGARAATEHLIGLGRTRIVTIMGQPGTEAGETRHRGYREAMIMAGLTPYGMAEGDFTETAGAAAMRTLLERHPDLDAVFAASDNMAAGALRVLSEAGRSVPGDVAVVGFDDLGIARRTGPPLTTVHQSIQALGKEMTRMLLDLIAGRDRTPLILPTRLVHRGSA, from the coding sequence GTGGCTGCGCGGGCCGGGGTGTCCCGGTCGGCCGCGTCGCGGGTCATCAACCAGGCGCCACACGTCAGCCGGACCACCCGCGAGGCCGTCGAACGTGCCGTCAAGGAGATGGGCTACCTGCCCAACCGGACGGCTCGGGCCCTGGCCAAGCAGCAGACCGGGATCGTCGCGCTGGCCGTGTCGCACGACGATCCGGAGCTGTTCGCCGATCCGTTCTACGCCCAGGTCATCGTGGGTGTGTCGGCGGTGCTGGAGGAGACCGACCTGCACCTTTTGCTGTCGCTGGCCAGCGCCGGGCGGGGCCGCACCCGCCTGACCAACCTGCTGCGCACCAGGGGCGTCGACGGGATCATGCTGATGGCCATGGGTGAGAACGACCCGCTGCACACGGTGGTGCGGGAGGCCGGGTTGCCGGCGGTCTACGGCGGGCGGCCGCCGCGGATGGAGCCGCGGTGGTATGTCGACTCCGACAACCTCGGCGGGGCGCGGGCCGCCACCGAGCACCTGATCGGCCTCGGCCGCACCCGGATCGTCACGATCATGGGGCAGCCGGGAACCGAGGCCGGCGAGACCCGGCACCGCGGGTACCGGGAGGCGATGATCATGGCTGGCCTCACCCCGTACGGGATGGCCGAAGGCGATTTCACCGAGACGGCGGGCGCTGCCGCCATGCGGACCCTGCTCGAGCGTCATCCCGACCTCGACGCGGTGTTCGCCGCGAGCGACAACATGGCGGCCGGGGCGTTGCGGGTGCTGAGCGAGGCGGGCCGGTCCGTGCCGGGCGACGTGGCCGTGGTGGGCTTCGACGACCTGGGCATCGCCCGGCGCACCGGCCCGCCGCTGACGACGGTGCACCAGTCCATTCAGGCGCTGGGCAAGGAGATGACGCGGATGCTGCTCGACCTGATCGCCGGGCGCGACCGGACGCCGCTCATCCTGCCGACCCGCCTGGTCCACCGCGGCTCGGCCTGA
- a CDS encoding putative bifunctional diguanylate cyclase/phosphodiesterase, with translation MTSRTAYACYAGWVVVVAAAYYAFPEAHLYTWAALGYSSAAAIVAGVRLNRPSRQLPWYLIALAIVCFTTGDSLYNLILARGHQPPYPGVNDALYLLVYPLLTVGFLYFVRARSGGGNRTALLDALVPTVGFGLLAWIYWIAPFTRSEELSMLQKLASIAYPVGDVLALAMMLRIITTSGRRPGALTAIGTGIVGLLLSDVFYGQSQLNSAWVLGGPVDLGWIVFYAAVGFAGLLPSMRELTEPSPSSGADSSPRRIIWMASAALIAPVVLLLQWAQGLDDDELGPLTTDLPVIAAASALMFVLVLARVNGLANVNRRARDRELALREAGALLSSAATEQDAVQSVRQAVATLMPASQPCHVRLLESVGLPPGRGVRVAPVADVPELPVPPEYDHVAYATMELPGENPRVVTVLVAAPLFVLRELRPSFEALFDQVAVVLERINLTGEVSRRDTEAYFRTLIHNASDVILIVDDEDRIRYASPSAAGVFGYPDLTGMPLATLTDQPVALGRILAGIRAGRPLDLDGLDVTAVCADGRSLHVDFTARDLRDDPTVRGLVLTIRDMTDRYVLEKDLYQLAFYDELTGMANRVLFRDRLEQAYGEAQRDDAELAVLFVDVDDFKEVNDTLGHAVGDELLVIVAKRITEAVGTGRTAARLGADEFAVLAERITDASEAEELAARIVAALAAPVEVSDGSGRTHIVSGACSVGVASSRDAHSGPELLRHADLALHQAKGADKGTWQRYRGELHTDMAQRLETRVALLDAIDAEQFRLLYQPIVNLRTNRVEGVEALVRWQHPTRGLLGPYHFIELAEESGAIVAIGNWVLRESLAQFARWHADDPSGSPSYVSVNVSARQFRTPGFVDRVRAALTEAGVEPPRLLLEITESLVLRDADQVWADLRTLRALGVRMAIDDFGTGYSSLSYLREMPVDVLKIDKSFIDDVLHSEKQRVLVETIVALAHNFELRVVAEGIEDHGQRAVLTAMGCDYGQGYLFAKPVRPEEIPALTRVEPALVK, from the coding sequence ATGACCTCGCGAACCGCCTATGCGTGTTACGCGGGCTGGGTCGTGGTCGTCGCCGCGGCGTACTACGCGTTCCCAGAGGCCCACCTGTACACCTGGGCCGCGCTCGGGTACTCCAGCGCCGCCGCGATCGTGGCCGGCGTACGGCTGAACCGGCCGTCCCGGCAGCTGCCGTGGTATCTCATCGCGCTCGCGATCGTCTGTTTCACCACGGGTGACTCGCTCTACAACCTGATCCTCGCGCGCGGGCACCAACCGCCCTATCCGGGTGTCAACGACGCGCTCTACCTGCTGGTTTATCCGCTGCTCACCGTCGGCTTCCTGTACTTCGTGCGGGCCCGCTCCGGCGGCGGCAACCGGACCGCCCTGCTGGACGCGCTGGTGCCGACGGTCGGCTTCGGGCTGCTGGCCTGGATCTACTGGATCGCGCCGTTCACCCGCTCGGAAGAGCTGTCGATGCTGCAGAAGCTGGCCTCGATCGCGTATCCGGTGGGCGACGTGCTCGCGCTGGCGATGATGCTGCGGATCATCACCACCTCGGGGCGGCGACCGGGTGCGCTGACAGCGATCGGCACCGGCATCGTGGGCCTGTTGCTGTCCGACGTCTTCTACGGCCAGTCGCAGCTCAACAGCGCCTGGGTCCTGGGCGGCCCGGTCGACCTGGGCTGGATCGTGTTCTACGCGGCCGTGGGCTTCGCCGGGCTGCTGCCGTCGATGCGCGAGCTCACCGAGCCGTCGCCGTCCAGCGGCGCCGACAGCTCGCCGCGGCGGATCATCTGGATGGCGTCGGCTGCGCTGATCGCTCCGGTGGTGCTCCTGCTGCAGTGGGCGCAAGGCCTCGATGACGACGAGCTGGGACCGCTCACGACCGACCTGCCGGTCATCGCCGCCGCCTCGGCGCTCATGTTCGTGCTGGTGCTGGCCCGGGTCAACGGCCTGGCCAACGTCAACCGCCGGGCCCGCGACCGGGAACTGGCCCTGCGCGAAGCCGGGGCGCTGCTCTCCTCCGCCGCCACCGAGCAGGACGCGGTCCAGTCGGTGCGGCAGGCCGTGGCCACCCTGATGCCGGCGAGCCAGCCGTGTCACGTACGGCTGCTCGAGAGCGTCGGCCTGCCACCGGGCCGCGGCGTCCGGGTGGCCCCGGTCGCCGACGTGCCCGAACTGCCGGTGCCCCCGGAGTACGACCACGTCGCGTACGCGACGATGGAACTTCCGGGCGAGAACCCACGGGTCGTCACGGTGCTCGTGGCGGCGCCGTTGTTCGTCCTGCGGGAGCTGCGGCCCTCGTTCGAGGCGCTGTTCGACCAGGTGGCCGTGGTGCTCGAGCGGATCAACCTGACCGGTGAGGTGAGCCGCCGCGACACCGAGGCCTATTTCCGCACCCTCATCCACAACGCGTCCGACGTCATCCTGATCGTGGACGACGAGGACCGGATCCGGTACGCCAGCCCGTCGGCCGCCGGGGTGTTCGGCTACCCCGACCTGACCGGCATGCCGCTGGCGACGCTGACCGACCAGCCCGTGGCGCTGGGCCGGATCCTCGCCGGCATCCGGGCCGGGCGCCCGCTCGACCTCGACGGGCTCGACGTGACAGCCGTCTGTGCCGACGGACGCTCGCTGCACGTCGACTTCACCGCCCGCGACCTTCGGGACGACCCCACCGTACGGGGTCTGGTGCTGACGATCCGGGACATGACCGACCGTTACGTGCTCGAGAAGGACCTGTACCAGCTGGCGTTCTACGACGAGCTCACCGGCATGGCCAACCGCGTGCTGTTCCGCGACCGGCTGGAACAGGCGTACGGGGAAGCGCAGCGCGACGACGCCGAGCTGGCTGTGCTCTTCGTCGACGTCGACGACTTCAAGGAGGTCAACGACACCCTCGGCCACGCCGTCGGCGACGAGCTGCTGGTCATCGTGGCCAAGCGGATCACCGAGGCGGTGGGGACGGGACGGACGGCCGCGCGGCTGGGCGCCGACGAGTTCGCCGTCCTGGCCGAGCGGATCACCGACGCGTCGGAAGCCGAGGAGCTGGCCGCGCGCATCGTCGCCGCGCTGGCCGCGCCGGTCGAGGTCAGCGACGGCTCGGGCCGCACCCACATCGTCAGCGGCGCCTGCAGCGTCGGGGTGGCGAGCAGCCGGGACGCCCACAGCGGCCCCGAGCTGCTGCGGCACGCCGATCTGGCGCTGCACCAGGCCAAGGGCGCCGACAAGGGGACCTGGCAGCGCTACCGCGGCGAACTGCACACCGACATGGCCCAGCGCCTGGAGACCCGGGTCGCGCTGCTCGACGCGATCGACGCCGAGCAGTTCCGGCTGCTGTACCAGCCGATCGTCAACCTGCGGACCAACCGGGTCGAGGGTGTCGAGGCGCTGGTCCGATGGCAGCACCCGACGCGCGGCCTGCTCGGCCCGTACCACTTCATCGAGCTCGCCGAGGAGAGCGGCGCCATCGTCGCGATCGGCAACTGGGTGTTGCGGGAATCGCTGGCGCAGTTCGCCCGGTGGCACGCCGACGACCCGTCCGGGAGCCCGAGCTACGTCAGCGTCAACGTGTCGGCGCGGCAGTTCCGCACCCCCGGTTTCGTCGACCGGGTCCGCGCCGCGCTCACCGAGGCCGGGGTCGAGCCGCCACGCCTGCTGCTCGAGATCACCGAGAGCCTGGTTCTGCGCGACGCCGACCAGGTCTGGGCCGACCTGCGCACGCTGCGGGCGCTGGGCGTGCGGATGGCGATCGACGACTTCGGCACCGGCTACTCGTCGCTGAGCTACCTGCGGGAGATGCCGGTCGACGTACTGAAGATCGACAAGTCGTTCATCGACGACGTGCTGCACAGCGAGAAACAGCGCGTCCTGGTCGAGACGATCGTGGCCCTGGCCCACAACTTCGAGCTGCGGGTGGTCGCCGAGGGTATCGAGGACCATGGTCAGCGCGCGGTGCTGACCGCCATGGGCTGCGACTACGGCCAGGGTTACCTGTTCGCGAAGCCGGTCCGGCCGGAGGAGATCCCCGCGCTGACCCGCGTCGAACCGGCCCTCGTGAAGTAA
- a CDS encoding class F sortase, which produces MSSLRGTPRTRPGRALSLTLFGVALAVTGGVVACQSQPAADFGDPAVMMPSSAPASGPAARVPIQDGAPAKAGDSDVPSRLRVPALDLDAAVDAVGIDARTGDFAVPPSVDKVGWYRYGPGFSAPAGSIVIAGHVDSAAEGKGAFFKLGTLNAGDAVTLVGPDGRDRRFEVVARERYRKTAIPLEKYFARDGAARLTLITCGGPFDAETRHYRDNVVVTAVARS; this is translated from the coding sequence ATGAGCTCACTTCGCGGCACGCCCCGGACCCGTCCGGGGCGTGCCCTTTCCCTCACCCTGTTCGGCGTGGCGCTGGCCGTCACCGGTGGCGTGGTTGCCTGCCAGTCGCAGCCGGCCGCCGACTTCGGCGACCCGGCGGTCATGATGCCGTCCTCCGCGCCGGCTTCCGGCCCGGCAGCGCGAGTGCCGATCCAGGACGGCGCACCGGCCAAGGCCGGCGACTCCGACGTGCCGTCCCGCCTGCGCGTCCCCGCCCTCGACCTGGACGCGGCCGTCGACGCGGTCGGCATCGACGCCAGGACCGGCGACTTCGCCGTACCGCCCAGCGTCGACAAGGTCGGCTGGTACCGGTACGGGCCGGGTTTCTCGGCGCCGGCCGGTTCCATCGTCATCGCTGGGCACGTGGACAGCGCGGCCGAGGGCAAGGGCGCCTTCTTCAAGCTCGGCACGCTGAACGCGGGGGACGCCGTGACCCTCGTCGGCCCGGACGGCCGGGACCGCCGGTTCGAGGTGGTCGCCCGCGAGCGGTACCGCAAAACCGCCATCCCGCTGGAGAAGTACTTCGCCCGCGACGGCGCCGCCCGGCTCACCCTGATCACTTGCGGCGGGCCGTTCGACGCCGAGACCAGGCACTATCGCGACAACGTCGTCGTCACGGCGGTGGCCCGGTCCTGA